A section of the Pseudorasbora parva isolate DD20220531a chromosome 2, ASM2467924v1, whole genome shotgun sequence genome encodes:
- the lin7b gene encoding protein lin-7 homolog B, with the protein MMSSYYHTGKEVDMAAMTEPLCLERDVCRVIELLDRLQRSGELPPPKLQALQRVLQSKFCAAIREVYEQLYDTLDIIGGPEVRAQATAKATVAAFAASEGHAHPRVVELPKTDEGLGFNIMGGKEQNSPIYISRVIPGGVADRQGGLKRGDQLLSVNGVSVEGEHHEKAVELLKAAQGSVKLVVRYTPKVLEEMEARFEKMRSARRRQQHTSYSSLESRG; encoded by the exons ATGATGTCATCGTATTATCATACGGGGAAAGAGGTGGATATGGCGGCGATGACGGAACCGCTCTGCTTGGAAAGAG ATGTTTGCAGAGTAATAGAACTGTTGGACAGGCTTCAAAGAAGCGGTGAGCTTCCTCCTCCCAAACTTCAGGCTTTACAGAGAGTTCTACAGAGCAAGTTCTGTGCTGCCATCAGAGAG gtctaTGAGCAGCTTTATGATACACTGGACATTATAGGTGGACCTGAGGTCCGAGCACAAGCCACTGCCAAG GCCACAGTAGCAGCGTTCGCAGCCAGTGAAGGCCATGCACACCCAAGAGTGGTTGAACTGCCTAAAACTGATGAGGGGCTCGGATTCAACATCATGGGGGGGAAAGAACAAAACTCTCCCATCTACATCTCCAGGGTCATCCCAGGAGGTGTTGCTGACCGACAGGGTGGTCTGAAGAGAGGAGATCAACTGCTCTCTGTTAATGGAGTG AGTGTGGAGGGAGAACACCATGAGAAAGCTGTAGAGCTGCTAAAGGCAGCTCAGGGTTCAGTGAAGCTGGTGGTGCGTTACACCCCTAAAGTCCTAGAAGAGATGGAAGCCAGGTTTGAGAAGATGAGAAGTGCCAGGAGACGCCAGCAACATACCAGTTACTC GTCTTTGGAGTCCAGAGGTTAA